ATTCCTTCATAATCGTTAATATACACCTCCTCGTACTTTACTGACCTCCATAATCGCTCAACAAATATATTGTCGAAAACACGTCCACGACCATCCATACTAATTTGCACACCAGCATTTTTTAAAACACCTGTAAATTCATGGCTTGTAAACTGGCTGCCTTGATCACTATTAAATATATCAGGCTTTCCTATACTTAGCGCATCTTCCAATGCAGCTATACAAAATTCCACGTTCAATGTATTAGAAAGCCTCCAGGACATTATATATCGACTATACCAATCCATAATTGCGACCAAATATG
Above is a window of Desulfobacterales bacterium DNA encoding:
- a CDS encoding IS3 family transposase gives rise to the protein MRAWSIISAGIYIYPYLLRSLKIERPNQVWATDITYIRLSKGFAYLVAIMDWYSRYIMSWRLSNTLNVEFCIAALEDALSIGKPDIFNSDQGSQFTSHEFTGVLKNAGVQISMDGRGRVFDNIFVERLWRSVKYEEVYINDYEGMVDAKGGLGNYFSFYNKQRLHQALKYKTPEEIHYANRVNSIL